One region of Synechococcales cyanobacterium CNB genomic DNA includes:
- a CDS encoding DotU family type IV/VI secretion system protein, with translation MKLLELTEPYFQYVCRLNRSARKGAPPDEAVVRTEIRGLLSEIRGRVLRHGPLATEYDRIEPALLFFADEVIRGSALPFASTWEPMAASLPDPDASRVFYVLLEEALRDKGPFGIERLAVLYTCLGLGFTGGRSPDQLRRVMVEVSSRLRPIMDADPSAPVCPEAYENVDGTDLIEPAGRPLVAIVLVLLGLIAALLVVNGYLYASGSQELRESLAAIAAARSDAGR, from the coding sequence ATGAAACTTCTCGAACTCACCGAGCCGTACTTCCAGTACGTCTGCCGACTGAACCGGTCGGCACGAAAGGGCGCGCCGCCGGACGAGGCCGTCGTCCGGACGGAGATCCGCGGCCTGCTCTCCGAAATCCGCGGCCGCGTCCTCCGACACGGGCCGCTCGCCACCGAGTACGACCGCATCGAACCCGCGCTCCTCTTCTTTGCCGACGAAGTGATCCGGGGCAGCGCGCTCCCCTTCGCCTCAACCTGGGAACCGATGGCCGCGTCCCTTCCCGATCCGGACGCTTCGCGCGTCTTCTATGTGCTCCTCGAGGAGGCGCTCCGCGACAAAGGCCCATTCGGAATCGAGCGACTCGCCGTTCTCTACACCTGCCTCGGGCTGGGCTTCACAGGCGGGCGATCCCCAGACCAGCTCCGGCGCGTCATGGTTGAAGTCTCCTCACGCCTCCGCCCGATCATGGACGCTGACCCTTCCGCTCCTGTCTGCCCCGAAGCCTACGAGAACGTGGACGGCACGGACCTGATCGAGCCTGCCGGTCGGCCGCTCGTGGCCATCGTGCTCGTCCTTCTCGGGCTGATCGCCGCTCTGCTGGTTGTGAACGGCTATCTGTATGCCAGCGGTTCGCAGGAACTCCGCGAATCGCTCGCGGCGATCGCCGCTGCGCGAAGTGACGCGGGACGCTGA
- a CDS encoding inositol monophosphatase family protein, whose product MPEVDPIFARLEFSRECAREAGELTLRAFRSRRFAVDAKDDGSHVTDADRDAETLIRDALERVFPDDGVFGEEHGERPGTSGYRWLIDPIDGTASFVHGVPLYGTLIAVERDGASVAGVIHMPALGETVHAARGHGAWHTTPESREAAPARVSTTQTLRESLLVMTAFDYFAKAGREAVFARLARAFARTRGWSDCYAHLLVATGRAEAAVEPSIKPWDVAPMTVILEEAGGRYTDWHGRASAYGPDGASTNGLIHEELLATLRVGDPRTGRYG is encoded by the coding sequence ATGCCCGAGGTGGACCCGATCTTCGCTCGCCTTGAGTTCTCGCGGGAGTGCGCGCGCGAGGCGGGCGAACTGACGCTGCGGGCGTTCCGCTCGCGCCGGTTCGCGGTGGATGCGAAGGACGACGGCTCGCACGTGACCGACGCCGACCGCGACGCCGAGACGCTCATCCGCGATGCCCTCGAACGGGTCTTCCCGGACGACGGCGTCTTCGGCGAAGAACACGGCGAGCGGCCGGGGACTTCCGGATACCGATGGCTCATCGACCCCATCGACGGCACGGCGTCGTTCGTGCACGGCGTGCCGCTGTACGGGACGCTCATCGCGGTCGAGCGGGACGGCGCGTCTGTGGCGGGCGTGATCCATATGCCCGCGCTGGGTGAGACGGTGCACGCGGCACGCGGGCACGGCGCGTGGCACACGACGCCGGAGTCGCGCGAGGCCGCGCCGGCACGGGTCTCGACGACACAGACGCTGCGCGAGTCGCTGCTGGTCATGACGGCGTTCGATTACTTCGCGAAGGCGGGCCGGGAGGCGGTGTTCGCGCGGCTGGCCCGGGCGTTCGCCCGCACGCGGGGGTGGAGCGATTGCTACGCGCACCTGCTCGTGGCGACCGGCCGCGCGGAGGCGGCGGTGGAGCCGTCGATCAAGCCGTGGGACGTGGCGCCGATGACGGTGATCCTGGAAGAGGCGGGCGGGCGGTACACAGACTGGCACGGCCGAGCGTCGGCCTACGGGCCGGACGGGGCGTCGACGAACGGGCTGATCCATGAGGAGTTGCTGGCAACGCTGCGGGTGGGCGATCCTCGCACCGGTCGTTACGGATAG
- a CDS encoding SDR family oxidoreductase, which translates to MHERLDGRIAVVTGASAGIGEAIARDLASHGARVVLNARRKAKLDEVAARIGPDRAAIVPGDAADPAVINAMFDAARRRFGTEADLVVVNAGRGLNGSVTTSDPEQWEGMIRTNLLAAARLMREAAARLLADIENGPGWQQEAHDIVVIGSNVGRHISPFSSMYGSTKFAVNSLAEALRREIGPKGVRVTLIEPGFVRSEFQGVAGYAEDWFAGVVDRIGPVLTPEDVAELVSFIVSRPPAVNVCDALIRPTRQDYP; encoded by the coding sequence ATGCACGAGCGGCTTGACGGGCGGATCGCGGTAGTGACCGGGGCGAGCGCGGGCATCGGCGAGGCCATCGCCCGCGACCTCGCCTCACACGGCGCGCGCGTCGTGCTCAACGCACGCCGCAAGGCGAAGCTCGACGAGGTCGCCGCCCGCATCGGCCCCGACCGTGCCGCCATCGTCCCCGGCGACGCCGCGGACCCCGCGGTCATCAACGCCATGTTCGACGCCGCTCGCCGGCGATTCGGCACGGAGGCCGACCTCGTTGTCGTCAACGCGGGCCGCGGCCTGAACGGCTCCGTCACCACGTCCGACCCCGAGCAGTGGGAGGGGATGATCCGCACGAACCTTCTCGCCGCGGCACGCCTGATGCGCGAGGCCGCCGCTCGCCTGCTGGCCGATATCGAGAACGGCCCCGGCTGGCAGCAGGAAGCCCACGATATCGTCGTCATCGGCTCCAACGTCGGCCGCCACATCTCCCCTTTCAGTTCCATGTACGGCTCGACCAAGTTCGCCGTGAACTCGCTCGCCGAGGCACTGCGCCGAGAGATCGGGCCCAAGGGCGTCCGCGTCACGCTCATCGAGCCGGGCTTCGTTCGCTCCGAGTTCCAGGGCGTCGCCGGCTACGCCGAGGATTGGTTCGCCGGCGTCGTGGACCGCATCGGGCCCGTCCTCACCCCCGAGGACGTCGCCGAACTCGTCAGTTTCATCGTCAGCCGCCCACCCGCCGTCAACGTCTGCGACGCACTCATCAGGCCGACGCGGCAGGACTATCCGTAA
- a CDS encoding deoxyribonuclease IV, with translation MFGSHLSIAGGMTNALHEAERLGMQCVQVFTKNQQQWKAPPLDGAQVADWTAEVARLGWRERTVSHASYLINLASPDADLHAKSVDLMQVEIERCEALGIPFLVHHPGAATDGETDAGLSRIARAYRELFRRTKGYRTVSCLENTVGSGTNLGRTFEELARLRSMILGEGVDPARVAFCFDTCHAHAGGYDLSERESAARVLDDFDSICGEGLMRVVHLNDSKGAVGSRLDRHAHIGEGTIGGSTRADRLARSGFAAVVNRPSLRAVPKILETPKGNSPRGTPHDTINLRRLRRLQES, from the coding sequence ATGTTCGGCTCGCACCTCTCGATCGCCGGTGGCATGACGAACGCTCTCCACGAAGCGGAGCGGCTCGGGATGCAGTGCGTGCAGGTCTTCACGAAGAACCAGCAACAGTGGAAGGCGCCTCCGCTGGACGGCGCACAGGTCGCGGACTGGACGGCCGAGGTCGCACGGCTCGGATGGCGTGAGCGCACCGTCAGCCACGCCTCGTACCTCATCAACCTCGCCAGCCCGGACGCGGACCTGCACGCGAAGTCCGTCGACCTGATGCAGGTCGAGATCGAGCGGTGCGAGGCTCTGGGCATTCCGTTCCTGGTCCACCACCCCGGGGCCGCGACGGACGGCGAGACGGACGCTGGGCTGTCCCGCATCGCCCGGGCGTACCGCGAACTCTTCCGACGGACGAAGGGGTATCGCACGGTGTCGTGCCTGGAGAACACGGTCGGGTCGGGGACGAACCTCGGGCGGACCTTCGAAGAACTGGCCCGGCTCCGGTCGATGATCCTCGGCGAGGGCGTGGACCCTGCACGGGTCGCGTTCTGCTTCGACACCTGCCACGCGCACGCGGGCGGGTACGACCTGTCCGAGCGCGAGAGCGCAGCCCGGGTGCTCGACGATTTCGACTCGATCTGCGGCGAGGGACTCATGCGCGTGGTCCATCTCAACGATTCCAAGGGAGCGGTCGGCAGCCGCCTCGACCGGCACGCCCACATCGGCGAAGGGACAATCGGCGGCTCGACGCGGGCCGACCGGCTGGCGCGGTCCGGGTTCGCGGCGGTGGTGAACCGTCCCTCGCTCCGTGCCGTACCGAAGATTCTCGAAACCCCCAAGGGGAACTCGCCCAGGGGCACGCCGCACGACACGATCAACCTCCGCCGGCTGCGACGGCTGCAGGAATCCTGA
- a CDS encoding tetratricopeptide repeat protein — protein MRRSNSRVVAVLLAFAAAGPLTGCSGWKRERAEALARSAAERDKAAEAADLGQRLREQGLDEAALAEFERAIAINPTLTVAYLGAGEIYRQRGDYNTAEQRYAEAVRLSPSDFDANYGHGLTLQLLNRLSEAVRAYLRALAIRPMDFAANRDLGTAFLQLGEAAQGLPYAEQAVRVDPSDGPARVNLGAIYAALDRHADAITQYHYAAELMVMSPEIMLNLADSYGKVGRYDDMAATLREVIHQRPSAQAHERLGSAYFRAGHYDQALASFRAAVAMDPSHYPAHNGIAVCLLNRYLWSDRTDRAALDEALDALRRSLRIERNQPKIVELLTRYG, from the coding sequence ATGAGACGATCGAACTCCCGCGTTGTGGCCGTGTTGCTCGCGTTCGCGGCGGCCGGGCCGCTGACGGGTTGCTCGGGGTGGAAGCGAGAGCGCGCGGAGGCGCTGGCGCGCAGCGCAGCGGAGCGCGACAAGGCCGCGGAGGCGGCGGACCTCGGCCAGCGTCTTCGCGAGCAGGGGCTGGACGAGGCCGCGCTCGCGGAGTTCGAGCGGGCGATCGCGATCAACCCGACGCTGACGGTGGCATACCTCGGCGCCGGGGAAATCTATCGGCAGCGTGGCGACTACAACACCGCCGAGCAGCGTTACGCGGAGGCGGTGCGGCTCTCTCCGTCGGACTTCGACGCGAACTATGGGCACGGGCTGACGCTGCAACTGCTGAACCGGCTGAGCGAGGCCGTGCGGGCGTACCTTCGTGCGCTGGCGATCCGGCCGATGGACTTCGCCGCCAACCGCGACCTTGGCACGGCGTTCCTGCAACTCGGCGAGGCGGCGCAGGGCCTGCCGTACGCGGAGCAGGCGGTGCGGGTGGACCCGTCCGACGGTCCGGCGCGGGTCAATCTCGGCGCGATCTACGCCGCACTGGACCGGCACGCGGACGCGATCACACAGTACCACTACGCGGCGGAACTGATGGTGATGTCGCCTGAGATCATGCTGAACCTCGCCGATTCCTACGGCAAGGTCGGACGCTACGACGACATGGCGGCGACGCTGCGAGAGGTCATCCACCAGCGGCCGAGCGCGCAGGCTCACGAGCGGCTCGGGTCTGCGTACTTCCGTGCGGGGCACTACGACCAGGCGCTGGCGTCTTTCCGAGCCGCGGTCGCCATGGACCCGAGCCACTACCCTGCGCACAACGGCATCGCGGTGTGCCTGCTGAACAGGTACCTGTGGTCGGACCGGACGGACCGGGCCGCGTTGGACGAGGCGCTGGACGCGCTGCGGCGTTCGCTGCGAATCGAGCGGAACCAGCCGAAGATCGTGGAACTGCTGACGCGGTACGGATGA
- the iscX gene encoding Fe-S cluster assembly protein IscX, whose translation MSDRFHWLDVDRIAEELAGRFPDTDPETVGFVHLRDMVRTLPGFFEDPAHPVNERILEAIQAGWTEEYHDMRGDDDDE comes from the coding sequence ATGAGCGACCGTTTTCACTGGCTGGACGTGGACCGCATCGCCGAGGAACTCGCCGGCCGCTTCCCCGACACGGACCCGGAAACCGTCGGCTTCGTGCACCTGCGAGATATGGTCCGAACGCTGCCCGGCTTCTTCGAAGACCCCGCCCACCCCGTGAACGAACGCATCCTCGAAGCCATCCAGGCGGGGTGGACCGAAGAGTACCACGACATGCGCGGCGATGACGACGACGAGTGA
- a CDS encoding 2Fe-2S iron-sulfur cluster binding domain-containing protein translates to MLEDPEGLTGTEKAEWDVLAAKGEHLLEVAIEAGINIEHACGGVCACSTCHVYVEKGMDSLSEATEAEEDRVEEAPGLQRNSRLSCQCEIEGEGPIIVRVPAWNRNAVKEVPH, encoded by the coding sequence ATGCTCGAAGACCCGGAGGGCCTCACAGGGACCGAGAAGGCCGAGTGGGACGTCCTCGCCGCCAAGGGCGAACACCTGCTCGAAGTGGCGATCGAGGCCGGCATCAACATCGAGCACGCCTGCGGCGGCGTGTGCGCCTGCTCCACCTGCCACGTCTATGTTGAGAAGGGCATGGACTCGCTCTCCGAGGCCACCGAGGCCGAAGAGGACCGCGTCGAGGAGGCGCCCGGCCTGCAGCGCAACAGCAGGCTGAGTTGCCAGTGCGAGATCGAGGGGGAAGGCCCGATCATCGTGCGCGTTCCGGCATGGAACCGGAACGCGGTGAAGGAAGTGCCGCACTAG
- a CDS encoding glycosyltransferase family 2 protein, whose product MPAPGPIHALPELSVVAPAHNERENIAELVRQIEAALAPAGIRYEIVIVDDGSTDGTRATVENLMLDRPSLRCVSMLRTPPGKGNGQSAAFHAGFRATRGPLVATLDADLQNDPADLPAMLDLMRSSGADLVQGDRSRARRDSAVRRWGSVVGRVFRRWLLGDTIRDTGCSLRIMRREVALALPLEFRGAHRFIPVTARHLGYTVVEMPVNHRPRAAGETKYGMGIAQRAIPGLIDCFAVRWMRSRRRPVECVEVERAAGSAPVIAARTPQEASR is encoded by the coding sequence ATGCCCGCGCCCGGCCCAATCCATGCCCTCCCGGAACTCTCCGTCGTTGCCCCGGCGCACAACGAGCGGGAGAACATCGCGGAACTGGTCCGCCAGATCGAGGCCGCCCTCGCCCCGGCAGGGATTCGCTACGAGATCGTGATCGTGGACGACGGATCCACGGACGGCACCCGGGCAACGGTAGAGAACCTGATGCTGGATAGGCCCAGCCTGCGGTGCGTGTCCATGCTGCGAACGCCGCCCGGCAAGGGCAACGGCCAGTCGGCGGCGTTCCACGCGGGGTTTCGGGCAACGCGAGGGCCACTCGTCGCGACACTCGACGCGGACCTGCAGAATGACCCGGCTGATCTTCCCGCAATGCTCGATCTCATGCGGTCGTCGGGCGCGGACCTCGTGCAGGGGGATCGCTCGCGGGCGCGGCGCGATTCTGCGGTGCGTCGATGGGGATCGGTGGTCGGGCGAGTGTTCCGGCGATGGCTGCTCGGGGACACGATCCGTGACACGGGCTGCTCGCTGCGGATCATGCGGCGCGAGGTCGCCCTCGCACTGCCGCTCGAGTTTCGCGGCGCGCACCGGTTCATCCCGGTGACGGCGCGACACCTCGGCTACACGGTGGTCGAGATGCCTGTAAACCACAGGCCGCGTGCGGCGGGCGAGACGAAGTACGGCATGGGGATCGCGCAGCGGGCGATCCCCGGGCTGATCGACTGCTTCGCGGTCCGGTGGATGCGATCGCGCCGGAGGCCGGTGGAGTGCGTCGAGGTCGAGCGAGCCGCAGGTTCCGCGCCTGTCATCGCCGCGCGGACGCCCCAGGAGGCCTCGCGATGA
- a CDS encoding lipid A biosynthesis — protein sequence MRAWQARPALERTLLGFFNISSWGNFVWIVVGLTGQACFFGRMLVQWVVSEKSRRSVVPAVFWWMSFFGGVTLFAYFVWRTDIVGVLGQSTGVVIYARNLRLIHKHNRRVRRDEAKSREIAAAPEPVAAQR from the coding sequence ATGAGGGCATGGCAGGCGCGGCCCGCGCTGGAGCGGACGCTGCTCGGGTTCTTCAACATCTCCTCGTGGGGCAACTTCGTCTGGATCGTCGTGGGACTGACGGGGCAGGCGTGCTTCTTCGGGCGCATGCTCGTGCAGTGGGTGGTGAGCGAGAAGTCGCGCCGCTCGGTGGTGCCGGCCGTCTTCTGGTGGATGAGTTTCTTCGGGGGCGTGACGCTGTTCGCGTACTTCGTCTGGCGCACGGACATCGTCGGTGTGCTCGGGCAGTCCACCGGCGTGGTGATCTACGCCCGCAACCTTCGGCTGATTCACAAGCACAACCGGCGGGTTCGGCGCGACGAGGCGAAGTCACGGGAGATTGCGGCCGCGCCGGAGCCGGTCGCGGCGCAGCGGTAA
- a CDS encoding HD domain-containing protein produces MPSESNGERRYIAEFGPTERVEGVFAITNAQLGRTRQDKPYLRCLLSDRTGELPGRMWSIDEATFRRLPTDGFVWVQGETQPYQGELQFIIHSIDPHEPTPEQMRELLPVSTRDPEEMFRELVGLLETVRHPAMRDLVGAYLEDEHLMEAFRRAPAAKSMHHAYLGGLLEHTLNLLRLADAVCPLYPKINRDIVMVGLFLHDLGKTRELVYDRAFGYSDRGELIGHIVEGAIMLHDKAQQVMARTGRRLPPGALMVLQHIILSHHGVPEYGAAKVPSTPEAILVSMLDNVDAKTTIALCAARPDRTAAFDLGGNFTERQWALDTKLYRPDPLAEG; encoded by the coding sequence ATGCCGAGCGAATCGAACGGGGAGCGGCGCTACATCGCGGAGTTCGGGCCGACCGAGCGCGTCGAGGGTGTCTTCGCCATCACGAACGCCCAGCTCGGCCGCACGCGACAGGACAAGCCGTACCTGCGCTGCCTGCTCAGCGACCGCACCGGCGAACTCCCCGGCCGCATGTGGTCCATCGACGAGGCGACTTTCCGCCGCCTCCCCACCGACGGCTTCGTCTGGGTGCAGGGTGAGACGCAGCCGTACCAGGGAGAACTGCAGTTCATCATCCACTCGATCGACCCGCACGAACCGACCCCGGAGCAGATGCGGGAACTCCTCCCCGTCTCGACGCGCGATCCGGAGGAGATGTTCCGCGAACTCGTCGGCCTGCTCGAAACCGTCCGCCACCCCGCCATGCGTGACCTCGTCGGCGCGTACCTCGAGGACGAGCACCTCATGGAGGCCTTCCGACGTGCGCCCGCGGCGAAGAGCATGCACCACGCCTACCTCGGCGGCCTGCTCGAACACACGCTGAACCTGCTGCGCCTTGCCGACGCCGTCTGCCCGCTCTACCCCAAGATCAACCGCGACATCGTGATGGTCGGCCTCTTCCTGCACGACCTCGGCAAGACCCGCGAACTCGTCTACGACCGGGCCTTCGGCTACTCCGACCGCGGCGAACTCATCGGCCACATCGTCGAGGGAGCGATCATGCTCCACGACAAGGCCCAGCAGGTCATGGCGCGCACCGGCCGTCGCCTTCCTCCCGGCGCGCTCATGGTCCTCCAGCACATCATCCTCTCGCACCACGGCGTCCCCGAGTACGGCGCGGCCAAGGTGCCCTCCACGCCCGAGGCCATACTCGTCTCGATGCTCGACAACGTTGACGCAAAGACCACGATCGCCCTGTGCGCCGCTCGCCCGGACCGGACAGCGGCGTTCGACCTCGGCGGCAACTTCACCGAGCGCCAATGGGCCTTGGACACGAAGTTGTACCGACCGGACCCGCTCGCGGAGGGTTGA
- the queF gene encoding NADPH-dependent 7-cyano-7-deazaguanine reductase QueF: MPNAGLLEVFESPGEEPYVIEHVAEEFTSLCPVTGHPDFGTVTVRYRPRPRREGGACVELKSLKLYYQSFRSEGIFYEAVTNLIRDDLVRLMRPAWLQVRTDWRGRGGIRSVIRADHGDVPEEYRGK, encoded by the coding sequence ATGCCGAACGCGGGATTGCTGGAAGTCTTCGAATCGCCCGGCGAAGAGCCGTACGTCATCGAACACGTGGCCGAGGAGTTCACCTCGCTCTGCCCCGTGACCGGGCACCCCGACTTCGGCACGGTGACCGTCCGCTACCGGCCGCGCCCGCGTCGCGAGGGCGGCGCATGCGTCGAACTCAAGAGCCTCAAGCTCTACTACCAGTCGTTCCGCTCCGAGGGCATCTTCTACGAGGCCGTCACAAACCTCATCCGCGACGACCTCGTCCGCCTCATGCGCCCCGCGTGGCTGCAGGTCCGCACCGATTGGCGCGGTCGCGGCGGCATCCGCTCCGTCATCCGCGCCGACCACGGCGACGTGCCTGAGGAGTATCGGGGGAAGTGA
- a CDS encoding RlmE family RNA methyltransferase, translating into MLADDRLTLRSGVARRVLHDEYFLRAKREGYLARSAYKLLEINERFRLLRPGQRVLDAGCAPGSWLQVASQLVGPRGVVVGFDLSAVRHPMPANVRTVVADVRSLDSTALVTLAGGRFDAVISDMAPSTTGHGDDLVSARLCRSLLDALPGLLAPSGRLVMKTLEGAETPPLLGEARGRFTSARLFKPKASRGPSRETYLVAEGYRPPHTDSRVATP; encoded by the coding sequence CTGTTGGCAGACGATCGGCTAACCCTACGATCCGGCGTGGCCCGCCGCGTGCTGCACGACGAGTATTTCCTCCGCGCCAAGCGCGAAGGGTATCTCGCCCGGTCGGCCTACAAACTGCTGGAGATCAACGAGCGTTTCCGGCTGCTTCGGCCGGGGCAGCGCGTGCTCGACGCGGGGTGCGCCCCAGGCTCCTGGCTGCAGGTCGCATCGCAACTGGTCGGGCCTCGCGGCGTCGTGGTGGGGTTCGACCTCTCGGCTGTCCGGCACCCGATGCCCGCGAACGTGCGCACGGTGGTCGCGGACGTGAGGTCGCTGGACTCCACGGCCCTCGTGACCCTCGCGGGCGGGCGATTCGACGCGGTGATCTCGGACATGGCCCCGAGCACGACGGGCCACGGCGACGACCTGGTCTCTGCCCGGCTGTGCCGGTCGCTGCTGGACGCCCTGCCCGGGCTGCTCGCTCCGAGCGGGCGATTGGTGATGAAGACGCTGGAAGGAGCGGAAACCCCCCCCCTGCTTGGCGAGGCCCGCGGCCGGTTCACGTCGGCCCGGCTGTTCAAGCCGAAGGCGAGCCGGGGGCCGTCGCGCGAGACGTACCTTGTAGCGGAGGGGTACCGTCCGCCGCACACGGACAGCCGTGTGGCCACACCATGA
- a CDS encoding VWA domain-containing protein has protein sequence MTFLAPASAIVALALAGPALLLLYFLKLRRRPVRVSSTMLWTRAVRDLQVNVPFRMIRPSWLLLLQLAALLLLAGALGRPAVHGAATAPDMVVMLIDRSASMSGRDGEGGGTRLEDALHAASAFLDEIARAPSRPVVVLVAFAASAETLAGPTTDLRVVREALGRITPTDQPADVRGALRLAESFAPVDSDETTEGARMLVALCSDGGFEAGEPLAVAATEVRFRRAGPARDGEPAPPFDNVGIVALAARRDFRDPAVVRVFARLVGPPGVALPAVLLINEREYDRVPVALSDDDGSGVGRASLTFEITTREAALVTVRLDRADLLASDDTASLMLAPATRPGILIVRPDGDPPGEWLLADVLRELDPASLIEVEASRYDELGASLLTGIDLVVFDGSRPRTLPPVATLAFGPGPPTPGLRVAPAEPRLLSFLTWQRTHPVMRHVSLDAVRYEPAAWFTHDGSSPGTRFEELARGPGGTAIALVGERGVQRIAVGFELARSTWPVHVSFPIFVANAVDVLTLRGEAEAGVAFRTDEAVSLPPPVPGGEPVNLGVISRVGVHRPVGSGAPIAVNLLNENESLLRTADALSISGRPVASARPGETPAAPREIWPWFVLAAGLLLAVEWVLYALGMRVRPR, from the coding sequence ATGACCTTCCTCGCCCCCGCATCCGCGATTGTCGCTCTGGCGCTGGCTGGGCCTGCGCTGCTGTTGCTGTACTTTCTGAAACTGCGGCGCCGGCCCGTGCGGGTGAGTTCGACGATGCTGTGGACGCGGGCGGTGCGCGACCTGCAGGTCAACGTGCCCTTCCGGATGATCCGCCCGTCTTGGCTCCTGCTGCTGCAACTGGCGGCGTTGCTGCTGCTGGCGGGCGCGCTGGGGCGACCGGCGGTCCACGGGGCGGCGACCGCGCCGGACATGGTCGTCATGCTCATCGACCGTTCGGCAAGCATGTCCGGCCGCGACGGGGAGGGCGGGGGCACGCGGCTGGAGGATGCCCTGCATGCGGCCTCGGCGTTCCTCGACGAGATCGCGCGTGCGCCGTCGCGTCCCGTTGTGGTGCTGGTGGCGTTCGCGGCTTCGGCGGAAACGCTCGCGGGACCGACGACGGACCTGCGAGTGGTGCGGGAGGCGCTCGGGCGCATCACGCCGACGGACCAGCCGGCGGACGTACGGGGCGCGCTCCGGCTGGCTGAATCGTTCGCCCCGGTGGACTCGGACGAAACGACGGAGGGAGCGCGCATGCTGGTGGCGCTCTGCTCCGACGGCGGGTTCGAGGCGGGCGAGCCGCTGGCCGTGGCGGCGACGGAGGTGCGGTTCCGGAGGGCTGGACCGGCACGGGACGGCGAGCCGGCCCCCCCCTTTGACAACGTGGGGATCGTCGCACTCGCGGCCCGGCGCGACTTCCGCGACCCCGCGGTGGTGCGGGTGTTCGCTCGCCTGGTGGGGCCGCCGGGGGTTGCGCTGCCGGCCGTGCTGCTCATCAACGAGCGTGAGTACGACCGCGTGCCCGTGGCACTGTCGGACGACGACGGCTCGGGCGTCGGGCGTGCCTCGCTTACGTTCGAGATCACGACGCGCGAGGCAGCGCTCGTCACGGTGCGGCTGGACCGGGCGGACCTGCTGGCGTCGGACGACACCGCGTCGCTGATGCTGGCGCCTGCAACTCGGCCGGGCATTCTCATCGTGCGGCCGGACGGCGACCCGCCGGGGGAATGGCTGCTGGCGGACGTGCTGCGTGAACTTGACCCTGCTTCGCTGATCGAGGTCGAGGCGTCGCGGTATGACGAGTTGGGCGCATCGCTGCTGACGGGGATCGACCTGGTGGTGTTCGACGGTTCTCGCCCGCGCACGCTGCCGCCGGTGGCAACGCTGGCGTTCGGACCGGGGCCGCCTACGCCGGGGCTGCGCGTCGCGCCCGCCGAACCGCGGCTGTTGTCGTTCCTCACGTGGCAGCGAACGCACCCGGTGATGCGGCACGTCTCGCTCGATGCGGTGCGGTACGAGCCTGCGGCATGGTTCACGCACGACGGATCCTCGCCGGGAACGCGCTTCGAGGAGCTGGCCCGGGGACCGGGCGGCACGGCGATCGCCTTGGTAGGGGAACGGGGGGTGCAGCGGATCGCGGTCGGGTTCGAACTGGCGCGATCAACATGGCCTGTTCACGTGAGTTTCCCGATCTTCGTCGCCAACGCGGTGGACGTGCTGACGCTGCGGGGCGAGGCGGAGGCGGGCGTCGCGTTTCGCACGGACGAGGCTGTGTCGCTCCCCCCCCCTGTGCCGGGCGGGGAGCCGGTGAACCTCGGCGTGATCTCGCGGGTGGGCGTGCATCGACCCGTGGGGTCCGGCGCGCCCATCGCCGTCAACCTGCTGAATGAGAACGAATCGCTCCTGCGCACGGCCGATGCCCTCTCGATCAGCGGCCGTCCCGTGGCCTCGGCGCGTCCGGGCGAGACTCCCGCGGCGCCGCGCGAAATCTGGCCCTGGTTCGTGCTCGCGGCGGGGCTGCTGCTGGCGGTGGAATGGGTGCTTTACGCTCTGGGGATGCGGGTCAGGCCGCGCTGA